Proteins co-encoded in one Rubrobacter aplysinae genomic window:
- a CDS encoding PAS domain S-box protein, with protein MQKTHADLAGALEGATDAFFILDGGWRFTYLNSRAERVLDRRSERLLGEDLREALSESVTFTLRKELGRAVEERDLAGFRWYHPELDRWFEVRANPLESGVLVCLRDTDESREGWLGIVERALEASAAGALITDATQPHDPIIYANRALQRMTGYTEGEMIGYNCRFLQGTDRDQPELRGLRKAVRFGEDCTCILRNYRKDGTLFYNELYVSPVSDENGNVTHYLGIQNDVTDRVLASERDEETLRQQAAAMQSSMDGIGISGPDGRLGHLNQAHADLYGYANPDEMVGMGWRELYGEDQVSRFERDVVPDLVNEGHWRGEAAGVRKDGSEFPQELSLSVLEDGGTVCVVRDISERRRGEEASRLLSSIVEHSEEAIVANTLDGTITSWNPAAERLFGYTAEEMVGESVGILNPREKPNENLEKIKSMGRTGAPNRQETVRVAKSGERMEVSVTSSPVRDAAGSVTGTSAIFKDISRSKAAERALTESEERYRAIVEDQTEMICRFSPDRTLTFVNESYCRHFGLEREELLGESFMSQIPEEERRALEEHLFSLTRESPARSVEHRITTAGGEVRWHQWTDRALFDERGELTGYQSVGRDITERKEAEEALHRERNLLRTVIDSTRDFIFVKDTEHRFRLSNAAHQSVMGAGSQEELLLGKTNADYWGEKAAAPFHADDRRVLDHGEFIADREEKVYGASGEELWLSTTKAPLQASGGGIEGLVAVSRDITERRREQHELSITAARLTTLIQNMPSGILVEDEERNIRRANAAITRMFEMEATAEELTRDDCNTAARDVMNLLADPEGFVARIEEILASGRAVTGEEVLLADGRVYERDYVPVYVRGEYRGHMWHYRDLTSHKRAEERLRESQGRFRALFDQTAVGVCVADLDRRLLETNEAYQKITGYSGEELMGMSTLELTHPEDRAADTGVSRTFVSDHTDSYRRSKRYIRKDGAVIWAEATSSLVRDEQGQPRFIMGIVEDVTERRKAQLDLAESERLLRTVTSGAPVILFATDPEGVITLSEGKGLDLVGRSPSEDVGESVFETYGDLPEIVDNVCRALNGQEVAATVEVGGLAFETRYSPIRDREGEVTGSIGVATDVSARRELEKELEHRAFHDTLTGLPNRDLFMERLERALARNLRNKQHVAVLFLDLDDFKHVNDSLGHTAGDRLLIEAGQRIQACLRDEDTVARLGGDEFAVLMEEVLEPESTARVAERIAAEIRRPITLAECPDSPTEGPEVIGTLSLGIALSGPEDKPVGAEELLQMADAALYTAKDTGKDHHEVFRQEMKDRSAEVLKTGRDLRLALEREEFILYYQPKIDLSTGTVSGVEALLRWEHPERGLVPPDEFIPHAEDNGLIIPLGRWVLREACRQAKEWQDLGRTASEGTASGAPSPAPLKVNVNVSARQLRSPGFPADVAAALSETGIEPSSLVLEITEGVLFQQDSHGASVLRELRELGVWLAIDDFGSGYSSLSYLKNLAVDVLKIDRSLVSGMGDDPASYAIVSAAVAVAHALGLLAVAEGVEEESELDELLRLGCDFGQGYYWSSPRPADEITAFL; from the coding sequence GTGCAAAAGACTCACGCAGATCTGGCTGGCGCGCTAGAGGGAGCCACCGACGCCTTCTTTATTCTTGACGGCGGTTGGCGTTTTACCTACCTGAACTCCAGGGCGGAGCGGGTCCTGGACCGGCGAAGCGAGCGCCTCCTCGGTGAGGACCTCCGGGAGGCATTGTCCGAGTCGGTGACGTTTACGCTGCGCAAGGAGCTTGGCCGGGCGGTCGAGGAAAGGGACCTGGCCGGGTTCCGGTGGTATCACCCGGAGCTCGACAGATGGTTCGAGGTTCGGGCCAATCCGCTGGAGAGCGGCGTTTTGGTCTGTCTCCGAGACACCGACGAGAGCCGCGAGGGCTGGCTCGGAATAGTAGAGAGAGCCCTCGAAGCCTCTGCCGCCGGCGCCCTCATAACTGACGCCACGCAGCCGCACGACCCAATCATCTACGCCAACCGCGCCCTGCAGCGGATGACGGGCTACACCGAAGGGGAGATGATCGGGTACAACTGCCGCTTCCTGCAGGGGACGGACCGGGACCAGCCCGAGTTGAGAGGGCTGCGGAAAGCCGTCCGCTTCGGGGAGGACTGTACGTGCATCCTGCGCAACTACCGCAAGGACGGCACGTTATTCTACAACGAGCTGTATGTCTCACCCGTAAGCGACGAAAACGGGAACGTCACCCACTACCTCGGCATCCAGAATGACGTGACGGACCGCGTACTCGCGAGCGAGCGGGACGAGGAAACCCTCAGACAGCAGGCGGCCGCCATGCAGAGCTCGATGGACGGCATCGGTATCTCCGGCCCCGACGGCAGGCTCGGGCACCTAAATCAGGCCCACGCCGACCTCTACGGCTACGCAAACCCCGACGAGATGGTCGGCATGGGCTGGCGAGAGCTGTACGGCGAGGATCAGGTCTCCCGGTTCGAGCGCGACGTCGTCCCAGACCTCGTGAACGAGGGGCACTGGCGTGGAGAGGCCGCCGGCGTGAGAAAGGACGGGAGCGAGTTTCCGCAGGAGCTGTCCCTGAGCGTCCTCGAGGACGGCGGGACGGTCTGCGTGGTCCGGGACATCAGTGAGCGCAGGCGCGGCGAGGAGGCGAGCCGGCTGCTGTCCTCTATAGTCGAGCACTCCGAGGAGGCCATAGTCGCCAACACCCTGGACGGGACCATCACGAGCTGGAACCCCGCCGCGGAGAGGCTCTTCGGCTACACCGCAGAGGAGATGGTCGGCGAGTCCGTCGGCATCCTCAACCCCCGTGAGAAGCCGAATGAGAACCTGGAGAAGATAAAGAGTATGGGCCGCACCGGGGCCCCCAACCGGCAGGAAACCGTGCGCGTGGCGAAGAGCGGGGAACGGATGGAGGTATCGGTTACGAGTTCGCCCGTCCGGGACGCGGCGGGCAGCGTCACCGGCACCTCGGCAATCTTCAAGGACATCTCGCGCAGCAAGGCCGCCGAGCGCGCCCTGACCGAGAGCGAGGAACGTTACCGGGCGATCGTCGAGGACCAGACGGAGATGATCTGCCGCTTCTCGCCGGACCGGACGCTCACGTTCGTCAACGAGTCCTACTGCAGACACTTCGGCCTCGAACGAGAAGAGCTACTCGGAGAGAGCTTCATGTCACAGATCCCGGAGGAAGAGCGCCGGGCCCTGGAGGAGCACCTCTTTAGTCTGACTCGCGAGAGCCCGGCGAGGTCCGTCGAGCACCGGATAACGACCGCCGGGGGCGAGGTGCGCTGGCACCAGTGGACGGACAGGGCCCTGTTCGACGAGCGGGGAGAGCTGACGGGCTACCAGTCCGTGGGCCGCGACATCACCGAGCGCAAGGAGGCCGAGGAGGCCTTACACCGGGAGCGCAATCTGCTGCGCACCGTCATAGACTCCACCCGCGACTTCATCTTCGTCAAGGACACCGAGCACCGCTTCCGCCTCAGCAACGCGGCCCACCAGAGCGTTATGGGCGCGGGCTCCCAGGAGGAGCTCCTTCTGGGCAAGACCAACGCCGACTACTGGGGAGAAAAAGCGGCGGCCCCCTTCCACGCCGACGACCGGCGGGTGCTAGATCATGGGGAGTTCATCGCGGACCGGGAGGAGAAGGTCTACGGAGCCTCCGGCGAGGAGTTGTGGCTCTCGACCACGAAAGCGCCCCTGCAGGCTTCCGGCGGCGGCATAGAGGGTCTGGTGGCCGTGAGCCGGGACATCACCGAGCGCCGCCGAGAGCAGCACGAGCTCTCCATCACCGCCGCCCGGCTCACCACGCTGATACAGAACATGCCCTCCGGCATTCTGGTCGAGGATGAGGAGAGGAATATCCGGCGCGCGAACGCCGCGATCACCCGGATGTTCGAGATGGAGGCCACGGCGGAAGAGCTCACGAGGGATGACTGCAACACCGCCGCCCGGGACGTGATGAACCTGCTCGCGGATCCGGAAGGCTTCGTGGCGCGCATAGAGGAGATCCTGGCCAGCGGCCGGGCCGTGACGGGAGAGGAGGTCCTGCTCGCCGACGGGCGGGTCTACGAACGGGACTACGTCCCCGTCTACGTCCGGGGCGAGTACCGGGGCCACATGTGGCACTATCGGGATCTCACCTCCCACAAACGGGCGGAGGAGAGGCTAAGAGAGAGCCAGGGGCGTTTCCGGGCGCTCTTCGACCAGACGGCGGTAGGGGTGTGCGTCGCGGACCTGGACCGCCGCCTACTGGAGACCAACGAGGCCTACCAGAAGATAACCGGCTACAGCGGGGAGGAGCTCATGGGCATGTCCACCCTGGAGCTCACCCACCCGGAAGACCGAGCTGCCGATACCGGGGTAAGCAGGACCTTCGTATCCGACCACACCGACAGCTACCGGAGGTCCAAACGTTACATCCGCAAGGATGGCGCGGTGATCTGGGCAGAGGCGACGAGCTCATTGGTGCGGGACGAGCAGGGCCAGCCCAGGTTCATAATGGGTATCGTGGAGGACGTCACCGAGCGCAGAAAGGCTCAACTGGATCTGGCGGAGAGCGAGCGCCTCCTGAGGACCGTAACCAGCGGCGCGCCGGTCATCCTATTCGCGACGGACCCGGAAGGGGTGATCACACTCTCCGAAGGCAAGGGGCTGGATCTCGTCGGCCGGAGCCCGAGCGAAGATGTCGGGGAGTCGGTCTTCGAGACGTACGGGGATCTGCCGGAGATCGTGGACAACGTATGCCGGGCGCTGAACGGGCAGGAGGTGGCGGCTACCGTGGAGGTGGGAGGCCTGGCCTTCGAGACCCGCTACTCGCCCATACGCGACAGAGAAGGGGAAGTCACGGGCTCCATCGGGGTGGCGACCGACGTCTCCGCCCGGCGGGAGCTCGAGAAGGAGCTCGAGCACCGGGCCTTCCACGACACCCTGACCGGGCTGCCGAATCGGGATCTATTCATGGAACGGCTGGAGCGCGCCCTGGCCCGGAACCTGCGGAACAAGCAGCACGTGGCGGTGCTTTTCCTGGACCTCGACGACTTCAAGCACGTAAACGACTCGCTGGGCCACACGGCGGGCGACCGCCTGCTGATCGAGGCCGGACAGCGTATCCAGGCGTGTCTGAGAGACGAGGACACCGTTGCGCGCCTCGGCGGCGACGAGTTTGCCGTGCTCATGGAGGAGGTTCTGGAGCCGGAATCCACGGCGCGGGTGGCCGAGCGCATCGCGGCGGAGATACGCCGGCCCATCACCCTGGCCGAGTGCCCCGACAGCCCCACGGAGGGTCCAGAGGTGATAGGCACCCTGAGCCTGGGCATAGCCCTGAGCGGTCCGGAGGATAAACCGGTGGGCGCGGAGGAGCTTTTACAGATGGCGGACGCCGCCCTGTACACGGCCAAGGACACCGGCAAGGACCACCACGAAGTGTTCCGCCAGGAGATGAAGGATCGCTCCGCCGAGGTGCTAAAGACCGGCAGAGACCTGCGCCTGGCGCTGGAACGCGAAGAGTTCATCCTGTACTACCAGCCCAAGATCGACCTCTCCACGGGCACGGTGTCCGGGGTAGAGGCGCTCCTCCGCTGGGAGCACCCGGAGCGCGGCCTGGTCCCCCCCGACGAGTTCATCCCGCACGCCGAGGATAACGGGCTGATAATACCCCTCGGCCGTTGGGTCCTGCGGGAGGCCTGCCGGCAGGCGAAAGAGTGGCAGGACCTCGGGCGCACAGCCTCGGAGGGCACAGCCTCTGGGGCCCCTTCCCCTGCGCCCCTCAAGGTCAACGTCAACGTGTCCGCCCGCCAGCTCCGGTCACCGGGCTTCCCGGCGGACGTGGCGGCGGCGCTTTCGGAGACGGGGATAGAACCTTCCAGCCTGGTGCTGGAGATCACGGAAGGCGTGCTATTCCAGCAGGACAGTCACGGCGCCTCCGTCCTGCGCGAGCTCAGGGAGCTCGGTGTGTGGCTCGCGATAGACGATTTCGGGTCCGGCTACTCCTCGCTATCCTACCTGAAGAACCTGGCGGTGGACGTACTGAAGATAGACCGTTCCCTGGTCTCCGGCATGGGCGACGATCCCGCCAGTTACGCCATAGTCTCCGCCGCCGTCGCCGTCGCGCACGCCCTCGGCCTGCTGGCGGTAGCCGAAGGCGTCGAGGAGGAGTCCGAGCTCGACGAGCTGCTCAGGCTCGGCTGCGACTTCGGCCAGGGCTACTACTGGTCCAGCCCCAGGCCCGCCGACGAGATCACGGCCTTCCTGTAG
- the serA gene encoding phosphoglycerate dehydrogenase, which yields MKVLITEKLAESGVELLKEDFDVDVLLDLSDEELLERIGEYDGLIIRSATQVTADVIGRADNMKAIGRAGIGVDNIDIEAASKRGILVANAPESNTIAAAEHTLGLMLAAARHIPAADASLREGKWKRGEFKGVEVAEKTLGLVGLGHVGAIVARGALGMRMKVLAYDPYISDEKIRQMGVHRAESVEEVLENADFISLHVPRTPQTTGMIDSAALGRMKPSAYLINVARGGIVNETDLYNALKEGTIGGAALDVYAEEPNTGSPLFSLPNTVVTPHLGASTVEAQDRAGVTAAEQVAFALRGEVPMHAINAPVPEGEGAEFVGRFSELCESLGKLLYGLSDRPGETLKVEYRGEVAEFDTRLLDVSAQKGLLAPMVHEPLNFVNTPALARERGLKVETSRVPEDGAYTSLVTLRMQTRDGEHAVSGTLIGTGMRPRLIGAMGFTLDITPEKHMLFIRNKDMPGMIGRIGSVLGEAGLNIGNMAVGRDEPNSGAAMAVTVDEEVPDEVLQQLLEIPGFTEARSVTL from the coding sequence TTGAAGGTCCTGATCACCGAGAAGCTCGCCGAGAGCGGCGTCGAGCTGCTAAAAGAGGACTTCGACGTCGACGTGCTGCTCGACCTCTCCGACGAGGAGCTTCTGGAGAGGATAGGCGAGTACGACGGCCTCATAATCCGCAGCGCGACCCAGGTGACGGCGGACGTGATCGGGCGCGCCGACAACATGAAGGCCATCGGGCGCGCAGGTATCGGGGTGGACAACATAGATATCGAGGCCGCCTCCAAACGCGGCATCCTCGTGGCGAACGCCCCGGAGTCCAACACCATCGCCGCCGCCGAGCACACCCTGGGCTTGATGCTGGCCGCCGCGCGCCACATCCCGGCGGCGGACGCCTCTCTGCGTGAAGGTAAGTGGAAGCGCGGCGAGTTCAAGGGTGTGGAGGTCGCGGAGAAGACGCTCGGGCTCGTCGGGCTCGGGCACGTCGGGGCCATAGTCGCCCGGGGTGCCCTGGGCATGAGGATGAAGGTACTCGCCTACGACCCGTACATCTCGGACGAGAAGATCCGGCAGATGGGCGTCCACCGCGCCGAATCTGTCGAGGAGGTGCTGGAAAACGCCGACTTCATCTCGCTGCACGTGCCGCGCACGCCGCAGACGACGGGCATGATAGATTCCGCCGCGCTCGGGCGGATGAAGCCCTCGGCCTACCTCATAAACGTCGCCCGTGGCGGCATCGTAAACGAGACCGACCTCTACAACGCCCTCAAGGAGGGGACCATCGGCGGGGCCGCCCTCGACGTGTACGCCGAGGAGCCGAACACCGGCTCGCCGCTGTTCTCGCTCCCGAACACGGTCGTCACGCCCCACCTCGGCGCGAGCACCGTGGAAGCCCAGGATAGGGCCGGGGTGACCGCCGCCGAGCAGGTCGCGTTCGCGCTCCGGGGCGAGGTGCCGATGCACGCCATAAACGCCCCGGTACCGGAGGGCGAGGGGGCGGAGTTCGTCGGGCGTTTTTCCGAGCTGTGCGAGTCGCTCGGCAAGCTCCTGTACGGCCTCTCGGACCGTCCGGGTGAGACGCTCAAGGTAGAGTACCGCGGCGAGGTCGCAGAGTTCGACACTCGGCTTTTGGACGTCTCGGCGCAGAAGGGGCTGCTCGCGCCGATGGTGCACGAGCCCCTGAACTTCGTGAACACCCCGGCGCTCGCCCGCGAGAGGGGCCTGAAGGTCGAGACCTCGCGCGTGCCCGAGGACGGGGCTTACACGAGCCTCGTGACGCTCAGGATGCAGACCCGTGACGGCGAGCACGCCGTAAGCGGGACGCTCATCGGCACCGGGATGCGGCCGCGTCTGATAGGCGCGATGGGCTTCACCCTGGACATCACCCCGGAGAAGCACATGCTGTTCATCCGCAACAAGGACATGCCCGGCATGATCGGGCGCATCGGATCTGTCCTCGGCGAGGCCGGCCTGAACATCGGTAACATGGCCGTGGGCCGCGACGAGCCCAACTCCGGCGCGGCGATGGCCGTGACGGTGGACGAGGAGGTCCCGGATGAGGTGCTACAGCAGCTACTGGAGATCCCGGGCTTCACGGAGGCCCGCTCGGTAACGCTGTAG
- a CDS encoding pyridoxal-phosphate-dependent aminotransferase family protein translates to MMNKYRLMSPGPTPIPPEVSAAGALPIIHHRTPEFGEVFTRVNENLKKVFLTGNDIFTYPASGTGAFEGALVNLFSPGDKVLVVNNGNFGNRWVKMSRAFGLEVTELKYEWGEKADNEDVRRALAGDPGIKAAMCVLSETSTGTVNDIEGFAAATSDTLTVVDAVSGLGACELRTDEWGVDVVVAGSQKALMTPPGLGFVSVSEKAWEYHAESTMPRFYFDFTAAKQAYDKSPPQTAFTPAVSLIMQLDYALGQILEEGVENVFERHRMLGRAAREGIKGMGLTLFGPDEELNTAVTAAWVPEGLDGKALVRSIFEDHGVQIQGGQAEYAGRILRVGHCGYFDAYDIISTMAATELALEAQGHPVELGKGVGAAQRVFSESGVTA, encoded by the coding sequence ATGATGAACAAGTATCGTCTAATGTCGCCCGGACCGACGCCGATACCGCCCGAGGTCTCGGCCGCTGGCGCGCTGCCCATAATCCACCACCGCACGCCGGAGTTTGGCGAGGTGTTTACCCGGGTGAACGAGAACCTGAAGAAGGTGTTCCTGACCGGGAACGACATCTTCACCTACCCGGCTAGCGGGACCGGGGCCTTCGAGGGCGCGCTGGTGAACCTGTTCTCGCCCGGCGACAAGGTGCTCGTCGTGAACAACGGCAACTTCGGTAACCGCTGGGTCAAGATGAGCCGGGCGTTCGGCCTGGAGGTCACGGAGCTCAAGTACGAGTGGGGCGAGAAGGCCGATAACGAGGACGTGCGCCGGGCGCTCGCGGGCGACCCCGGGATCAAGGCCGCCATGTGCGTCCTGTCGGAGACCTCGACCGGCACAGTCAACGACATCGAGGGCTTCGCCGCCGCCACGAGCGACACGCTGACCGTCGTGGACGCCGTCTCCGGGCTCGGGGCCTGCGAGCTGCGCACGGATGAGTGGGGCGTTGACGTGGTCGTCGCCGGGAGCCAGAAGGCCCTGATGACGCCGCCGGGGCTCGGCTTCGTGAGCGTCTCGGAGAAGGCGTGGGAGTATCACGCGGAGTCCACCATGCCGCGTTTCTACTTCGACTTTACCGCCGCGAAGCAGGCCTACGACAAGAGCCCGCCGCAGACGGCGTTCACCCCGGCGGTCAGCCTCATAATGCAGCTGGACTACGCGCTGGGTCAGATCCTCGAGGAGGGTGTGGAGAACGTGTTCGAGCGGCACCGGATGCTCGGGCGCGCGGCGCGGGAGGGCATCAAGGGCATGGGTCTCACGCTCTTCGGGCCGGACGAGGAGCTGAACACGGCGGTCACCGCCGCGTGGGTCCCGGAGGGGCTGGACGGCAAGGCGCTGGTGCGGTCCATATTCGAGGATCACGGCGTCCAGATCCAGGGCGGACAGGCCGAGTACGCGGGCCGGATACTGCGCGTCGGGCACTGCGGCTACTTCGACGCCTACGACATCATCTCCACGATGGCCGCCACCGAGCTCGCGCTCGAAGCTCAGGGCCATCCCGTCGAGCTCGGCAAGGGTGTGGGCGCGGCCCAGCGCGTCTTCTCGGAGAGCGGGGTGACCGCTTGA
- a CDS encoding serine hydrolase: MSEPRRVRRFERKRKRRRRLAALVVLLALVVVVPLALLGVTGGGVGSVGSSLGSLQSQLVGGIQSLPPGTSSTGGSGEEELARSADEATGAAREGDQGGGQSGGGGNPGAGESGGGAEPSLSQPSPAAAAYAAVAPALPGAEPSGVGTTFQSTDDPSWAVTEIEDPSRDGAYAVYSKKVGRKWEARRSVLADNPDYPEKGRAPLVGLPEDVRKSLYPEPGATIGPADGPEAEARILASDSLYLGGGWEPVALQKEGDFARVRMQGGSGERTNAYLRSYEGSWYTLGLGRNLTKAELPGFPEPLVASGSLPEAGPAMVPTAEPVLEGVPRERREEVEEGLGEVRKIVEDYEGTVGVYVQDKSGDWGYGIRPDERFYAASVIKLPVMAAVYRKIEAEELSLDETVATEDRDYAGGAGGLQWQEESVSHTVSDYLWMMVKQSDNVATNLLVRTVGGPGYVNEVANDLGAENTEIHNKVTDQRAAAPGLDNYTTPRDMAEILSGIASGEAANEAHTGEMLGLMRQNGPESWVGGDLPPEAEPACKVGWINGVYNDICLVQTEGEPYIISVFSKYGPPRVAPGVSTLGGISEEVWEIQTNAGKDEENKKDEKERDKKQEKQD; this comes from the coding sequence GTGAGCGAGCCCCGGAGGGTCCGGCGGTTCGAGAGAAAACGCAAGCGCCGGCGCCGGTTGGCGGCGCTGGTGGTCCTGCTCGCGCTCGTGGTCGTCGTGCCGCTCGCGCTCCTCGGCGTGACAGGGGGCGGGGTCGGCTCTGTGGGCTCATCTCTGGGTTCCCTGCAGAGCCAGCTCGTCGGCGGAATCCAGAGCCTCCCTCCGGGGACATCGTCCACGGGGGGCTCCGGTGAGGAAGAGCTCGCCCGCAGCGCGGATGAGGCTACCGGGGCAGCCCGGGAGGGCGATCAGGGCGGCGGCCAGAGCGGGGGCGGCGGTAACCCTGGAGCCGGTGAGTCCGGAGGAGGCGCGGAGCCCTCGCTGTCACAGCCGTCCCCCGCCGCGGCGGCGTACGCCGCGGTCGCGCCCGCGCTACCCGGAGCGGAGCCTTCGGGGGTCGGGACCACCTTCCAGAGCACCGACGACCCCTCGTGGGCAGTGACGGAGATCGAAGATCCCAGCCGGGATGGCGCCTACGCCGTGTACAGCAAGAAGGTCGGGAGGAAATGGGAGGCCCGGCGCTCGGTGCTGGCGGATAACCCAGACTATCCAGAGAAAGGCCGGGCTCCCCTGGTGGGCCTGCCGGAGGACGTGCGCAAGAGCCTCTACCCGGAGCCGGGGGCGACGATAGGCCCCGCCGACGGCCCGGAGGCGGAGGCCCGTATACTGGCCTCCGACAGCCTGTACCTCGGGGGAGGCTGGGAGCCGGTGGCCCTGCAAAAGGAGGGTGACTTCGCCAGGGTGCGGATGCAGGGAGGCTCCGGCGAGCGTACCAACGCCTATCTCCGCAGCTACGAGGGGTCCTGGTACACCCTCGGCCTCGGACGTAACCTCACCAAGGCCGAGCTACCCGGCTTCCCGGAGCCGCTCGTCGCCTCGGGCTCCCTGCCCGAGGCCGGTCCGGCGATGGTGCCGACGGCGGAGCCCGTGCTGGAGGGTGTGCCCCGCGAGAGGCGCGAGGAGGTCGAGGAGGGTCTCGGTGAGGTGCGCAAGATCGTCGAGGATTACGAGGGGACCGTCGGGGTGTACGTACAGGATAAGAGCGGAGACTGGGGGTACGGTATCCGGCCCGACGAGCGGTTCTACGCCGCCTCGGTCATAAAGCTCCCCGTAATGGCCGCCGTGTACCGCAAGATCGAGGCCGAAGAGCTCTCGCTGGATGAAACCGTCGCGACCGAGGACCGGGACTACGCCGGCGGCGCGGGCGGCCTGCAGTGGCAGGAAGAGAGCGTATCCCACACCGTATCCGACTATCTGTGGATGATGGTAAAGCAGTCCGACAACGTGGCGACCAACCTGCTGGTGCGCACCGTCGGCGGCCCCGGGTACGTCAACGAGGTTGCCAACGACCTCGGTGCGGAGAACACGGAGATCCACAACAAGGTCACGGACCAGCGCGCCGCCGCACCGGGCCTCGACAACTACACCACCCCGCGCGACATGGCGGAGATACTCTCCGGCATAGCCTCCGGCGAGGCGGCGAACGAGGCCCACACCGGGGAGATGCTCGGCCTGATGCGCCAGAACGGCCCCGAGAGCTGGGTCGGCGGAGACCTGCCGCCGGAGGCGGAGCCGGCCTGCAAAGTGGGTTGGATCAACGGCGTCTACAACGACATCTGCCTCGTGCAGACGGAGGGGGAGCCGTACATAATCTCCGTCTTCTCCAAGTACGGCCCGCCCCGGGTAGCTCCCGGCGTTTCGACGCTGGGCGGAATATCCGAGGAGGTCTGGGAGATACAGACCAACGCCGGAAAGGATGAAGAGAATAAGAAAGATGAGAAAGAACGGGACAAAAAACAAGAGAAACAAGATTAG
- a CDS encoding IlvD/Edd family dehydratase: MSAVSEPSPENPQDAARATPGESGGPAPRIAVPADSPGLMQAVREAGGEPVNLPEPPLSPEWGVALVREWIADAAHLGLAATGAAALLIPDGPPERLAGLISAALRAELPVVLDAPLGGPLNGTPAPFSASMAALGLVPFSAGPTEGAEETLSAAETAVELGRAGKPTARRLVSSFSLANALRAGLSLGGGPETVIHLSALGREAGVAGCARMLRVLIPETPVVAEPASEWFGRRGVPGLLAHISGDLHHAPTVSGRLKTSLPEAVEDSEDEGSGPFSGSRLVLIEGRASATETPCRQMPGAEEVRGECRVFWSEKEALGAVENGALEEGQILVVGGLGGRGAPGLWRLDRLSGALREAGLEDIPVFTDGLAPDGARGAWASPVWPEAAGGGVISRLRDGDSLRLDLLEERIRANVSAQEMEDRAPGARFGRRGGETGYAARYAAGHAAPLEGGGFDAAKG, encoded by the coding sequence GTGTCTGCCGTGTCCGAGCCTTCTCCGGAAAACCCCCAGGACGCCGCGCGGGCCACGCCCGGTGAAAGCGGCGGCCCGGCTCCCCGGATCGCCGTCCCCGCGGACTCGCCGGGCCTGATGCAGGCCGTGAGGGAGGCCGGCGGCGAGCCGGTAAACCTCCCGGAGCCGCCCCTTTCCCCGGAGTGGGGCGTCGCGCTCGTGCGGGAGTGGATCGCGGACGCCGCACATCTCGGTCTCGCGGCCACCGGCGCGGCGGCGCTCTTGATCCCGGATGGTCCACCGGAGCGGCTCGCCGGGCTGATCTCCGCCGCGCTGCGGGCGGAGTTGCCCGTGGTCCTCGACGCTCCGCTCGGCGGCCCGCTAAACGGCACCCCCGCGCCGTTCTCGGCCAGCATGGCGGCGCTCGGTCTCGTGCCGTTCTCCGCAGGGCCCACCGAAGGGGCCGAGGAGACTCTATCTGCGGCGGAGACGGCGGTGGAGCTCGGACGAGCCGGCAAGCCCACGGCCCGCAGGCTGGTCTCTAGCTTCTCGCTGGCGAACGCGCTGCGCGCCGGGCTCTCCCTCGGCGGCGGACCGGAGACCGTGATCCACCTCTCCGCCCTGGGCCGGGAGGCCGGGGTAGCGGGATGCGCCCGCATGCTCCGGGTGCTCATCCCGGAGACGCCGGTGGTCGCCGAGCCTGCCTCGGAGTGGTTCGGCCGCCGCGGCGTGCCGGGACTGTTGGCGCACATCTCCGGCGACCTGCACCACGCCCCGACCGTCTCCGGCCGTCTCAAGACCTCCCTCCCCGAAGCGGTCGAAGATTCAGAGGACGAGGGGAGCGGCCCGTTCTCGGGCTCCCGGCTGGTCCTGATCGAGGGCCGGGCCTCGGCGACCGAGACGCCTTGCCGGCAGATGCCCGGGGCAGAGGAGGTTCGGGGCGAGTGCCGGGTCTTCTGGTCCGAGAAAGAGGCGCTCGGCGCCGTGGAGAACGGCGCTCTGGAGGAGGGGCAGATCCTGGTGGTCGGCGGCCTCGGGGGGCGGGGCGCTCCCGGACTGTGGCGGCTGGACCGGCTCTCCGGAGCCCTGCGGGAGGCCGGTCTCGAAGATATCCCCGTCTTTACCGACGGCCTGGCCCCCGACGGGGCCCGGGGCGCGTGGGCCTCCCCGGTGTGGCCCGAGGCCGCCGGTGGGGGTGTGATCTCCCGCCTGCGGGACGGGGACAGCCTGCGCCTGGATCTCCTGGAAGAGAGGATCCGGGCAAACGTTAGCGCCCAGGAGATGGAGGACCGCGCCCCCGGTGCGCGCTTCGGCCGCCGGGGCGGGGAGACGGGCTACGCCGCCCGCTACGCCGCCGGTCACGCCGCACCCCTCGAAGGAGGCGGTTTCGACGCGGCGAAAGGTTAG